From the Planifilum fimeticola genome, the window CGCGGGTGCCCATGCTGCGGATGAAGACGCCCTCGTCCAGGGCGTGTTCCGTCATCCGCACCCGGTCTCCCAGCAGAGCTCCGCCGGAGAAGGGGCTGGTGGGATCGACGGCGATCACCCCCACCGTCAATCCCTCGCCCCGCAAATGGGTGATCAGCCGGTTCAGCAGCGTGCTTTTTCCGGCGCCCGGAGGTCCGGTAACGCCCACGACATATGCCTTTCCCGTATGGGGGTACAGGGCTTCCGCCAGCGCCTCCGCCTCGTCGGAAGCCCCTTCGATCAGGGTGATGGCACGGGCGATGCTCCGTCGGTCTCTATGCCGGACACCCTTGATCAGGTCCTCCAAGGCGACACCCCCTCAATCCTTCAGCAGATGGCGGGCGATCACCAGCCGCTGGATCTCGTTGGTGCCTTCGTAGATCTGCGTGATCTTGGCATCCCGCATCATCCGCTCCACCGGATACTCCCGGGTGTATCCGTAACCGCCGAAGATCTGAACCGCCTCGACGGTCACATCCATGGCGGTATCCCCGGCGAACAGCTTCGCCATCGCGGAAGCCTTGCCGTAGGGGAGACCCTGGCTCTCCAGCCACGCCGCCTGGTAGGTGAGCAGACGGGACGCTTCGATACGGGTCGCCATGTCGGCCAGTTTGAACTGGATCGCCTGTTGCGCGGCAATCGGCTTGCCGAATTGCTCCCGCTCCCTGGCGTAGGCGAGGGCCGCATCGAGGGCTCCCTGCGCGATCCCCACCGCCTGGGCGGCAATGCCGTTCCGTCCGCCGTCCAGGGTCATCATGGCGATCTTGAATCCTTCTCCCTCTTCCCCCAAGCGGTTTTCAGCGGGAATCCGGCAGTTGTCAAAGAGGATTTCCAGCGTGGGAGAGGACCGGATGCCCAGCTTCTGCTCCTTTTTGCCGAAGGAGAATCCCGGCGTTCCCTTCTCCACGATGAAGGCGGTGACGCCGCGGTGTCTCTTTTCCGGATCGGTGAGGGCGAAGACGACGTAGATTTCCGCTTCCCCGCCGTTGGTGATGAAGATTTTGCTGCCGTTCAACACGTAGGAATCCCCGTCCCGAACGGCGGTGGTCCGCATCCCGGCCGCATCGGAACCGGACCCCGGCTCCGTCAGGCCGTAGGCGCCCAATTTTTTCCCCTCCGCCAGGGGACGCAGGAACCGCTCTTTCTGCTCCGGCGTCCCGAACTTGTGGATCGGCCAGCTGGCGAGGGAGATGTGGGCGGAGAGGGTGACGCCGACGGAAGCATCCACCCGGGACAATTCCTCCACCGCGATCACATAGCTCAGATAGTCGGCGCCGACGCCCCCCTCCTCCTCCGGCCAGGGAATCCCCGTCAGCCCCAGTTCCGCCATCTTTTCGAAGAGGGACCGGTCGAATTCCTCCTTTTCGTCCCGTTCTGCGGCGGTGGGAGCCACTTCTTTCTCCGCGAACTCCCGGACCATCTTCCGCATCATCTCGTGTTCTTCGCTCAATCGAAACTCCATGGCCATCGCTCCCGTCACAAGGTTTTTCGCGAAAGATCCCTGGTCCGGGAGGAGTCGGGAACAGATCTCCGCTCCTCTCCGGCTCCCCCGGCCGGGGATCGCCTTTT encodes:
- a CDS encoding acyl-CoA dehydrogenase, translated to MEFRLSEEHEMMRKMVREFAEKEVAPTAAERDEKEEFDRSLFEKMAELGLTGIPWPEEEGGVGADYLSYVIAVEELSRVDASVGVTLSAHISLASWPIHKFGTPEQKERFLRPLAEGKKLGAYGLTEPGSGSDAAGMRTTAVRDGDSYVLNGSKIFITNGGEAEIYVVFALTDPEKRHRGVTAFIVEKGTPGFSFGKKEQKLGIRSSPTLEILFDNCRIPAENRLGEEGEGFKIAMMTLDGGRNGIAAQAVGIAQGALDAALAYAREREQFGKPIAAQQAIQFKLADMATRIEASRLLTYQAAWLESQGLPYGKASAMAKLFAGDTAMDVTVEAVQIFGGYGYTREYPVERMMRDAKITQIYEGTNEIQRLVIARHLLKD